Proteins from a single region of Runella sp. SP2:
- a CDS encoding TonB-dependent receptor gives MMISMYQVFSRTNIRLNLMMLLWAFVSITTMAQDITVSGKVQESNGSVLPGVSVLVKGTTRGTQTDADGNFKIAAPSSATLVFSFVGMTSQEVAINNRTQLSVTLQNDNKQLAEVVVIGYGTQRKKDLTGSIASITTADFNKGNIATPDQLVAGKVAGVQITPNGGAPGAGSTIRIRGGASLNASNDPLIVIDGVPLDNTTINGAANPLSLINPNDIESFNILKDASATAIYGSRASNGVIMITTKKGKKGDVMRVNLSTQASVGLKTGLVDVLSGDDFRALVNQYGTATQKSLLGTANTNWQNEIYRAAVSTDNNLSITGALKNTPYRVSVGYTNQNGILKTSNMVRTSASVGLTPMLLDNHLKIDINVKAASIKNKFANQGAIGAAASFDPTQPVYSGTEAYGGYYEWVNADGKPNTIATRNPLGLLNLTDDRATVNRSIGNAQFDYKFHFLPELHANLNVGYDVSRSDGKKVIPALAASNFSNGGEKTVYTQDRTNKLLDFYLNYVKDLTKDTRLDLMAGYSYQDFMNSTTTITKDEAETKTLNDSPYKTQNTLVSFFGRANLNVQDRYLLTFTLRRDGSSRFAKENRWGTFPSAAFAWKISEMDFLKSSSVISDLKLRVGYGVTGQQDVGQNFAYLARYTPSTATAQQLLGTTYYNTLRAEGYNANIKWEQTITQNVGLDFAFKKARLSGSIDYYMKNTSDLLNVVPVAAGTNLTNEILSNVGSIENKGLELLLNHNTISREDFTLDLGFNATYNENKITKLTSANDPNYKGVLVGGISGGVGNTIQIHSVGYPASSFFVAQQVYDASGKPVEGVYVDKNGDGKITVDDYNHYKSPAPRVFIGFNAQATYKKLSAGFVLRGNFGNYVYNNILSTNGVLQAFQGANNSLGNVVPNVLTTLFATPQYFSDYYMQNGSFLRMDNAFAGYDLGKIFGGKSTARLSATVQNVFVITKYTGLNPEVSGGIDNNIYPIPRTFTLGLNIGF, from the coding sequence ATGATGATTTCGATGTACCAAGTTTTTAGCCGAACAAACATTCGTCTAAATCTGATGATGTTGCTGTGGGCCTTCGTGTCCATAACAACCATGGCGCAGGACATTACTGTGTCAGGAAAAGTTCAAGAATCCAACGGCTCGGTGCTTCCAGGCGTGAGCGTGTTGGTGAAAGGAACCACGCGTGGTACTCAAACCGACGCGGATGGTAACTTCAAAATTGCGGCGCCAAGCAGCGCAACGTTGGTGTTTAGTTTTGTTGGCATGACTTCGCAGGAGGTGGCCATCAACAACCGCACGCAGCTTTCGGTGACGTTGCAAAATGACAACAAACAACTGGCGGAAGTGGTCGTAATTGGGTACGGTACGCAACGTAAAAAAGACCTGACGGGCTCTATCGCTTCTATTACTACCGCCGACTTTAACAAAGGTAACATTGCCACGCCCGACCAACTCGTAGCGGGTAAAGTAGCGGGGGTGCAGATTACGCCCAACGGCGGAGCGCCAGGCGCAGGAAGCACGATTCGAATTCGCGGGGGGGCTTCGTTGAATGCCAGCAATGACCCACTCATCGTCATCGACGGTGTGCCTTTGGACAATACCACCATCAATGGCGCAGCAAACCCTTTGAGCTTGATTAACCCCAACGATATAGAGTCATTTAATATCCTTAAAGATGCTTCTGCAACCGCTATCTATGGTTCACGAGCCTCTAACGGGGTCATTATGATTACGACCAAAAAAGGGAAAAAAGGCGATGTGATGCGCGTAAACTTGAGCACGCAAGCGTCTGTTGGTCTTAAAACTGGTTTGGTTGACGTTCTGTCGGGGGATGATTTCCGTGCTTTGGTCAATCAATACGGTACAGCAACGCAAAAATCGTTGTTAGGTACGGCAAATACCAATTGGCAAAATGAAATTTATCGTGCAGCGGTAAGTACGGATAATAACCTGAGTATCACAGGTGCGCTCAAAAATACGCCTTACCGTGTATCGGTAGGTTATACCAATCAAAACGGTATTTTGAAAACCTCTAACATGGTCCGCACCTCTGCCTCGGTGGGATTGACGCCAATGTTGTTGGATAATCACCTCAAAATTGACATCAATGTCAAAGCTGCTTCGATTAAAAATAAGTTTGCCAACCAAGGTGCTATCGGGGCAGCGGCCTCATTTGATCCAACTCAACCTGTGTATTCGGGGACGGAAGCGTACGGCGGCTATTATGAGTGGGTTAATGCCGATGGCAAACCTAACACCATCGCAACGCGCAACCCACTTGGCTTGTTGAACTTGACCGATGACCGTGCAACAGTAAACCGCAGCATCGGGAATGCACAGTTTGATTATAAATTTCACTTCCTGCCTGAACTACACGCTAACCTGAACGTAGGTTATGACGTATCAAGAAGCGATGGTAAAAAGGTTATTCCTGCCTTGGCAGCGTCTAATTTTAGTAATGGAGGCGAAAAAACAGTTTATACCCAAGACCGTACTAACAAATTATTGGATTTTTACCTCAACTACGTCAAGGATTTGACAAAAGATACGCGTCTTGACTTGATGGCGGGGTATTCTTACCAAGACTTTATGAATTCGACCACGACCATCACCAAGGACGAAGCCGAAACCAAAACCCTCAACGACAGTCCCTACAAGACTCAAAATACCTTGGTGTCGTTTTTTGGTCGGGCCAATTTGAACGTGCAAGACCGTTATTTATTGACATTTACGCTTCGTCGTGATGGTTCATCTCGCTTTGCCAAAGAAAACCGTTGGGGAACGTTTCCGTCGGCGGCTTTTGCTTGGAAAATCAGCGAAATGGATTTCTTGAAAAGCTCTAGTGTGATTTCAGACTTGAAATTGCGCGTCGGATATGGGGTAACAGGTCAGCAAGATGTGGGACAAAACTTCGCTTATTTGGCACGTTATACGCCAAGTACGGCTACTGCCCAGCAGCTTTTGGGAACAACCTACTACAACACTCTCCGCGCCGAAGGCTACAATGCGAACATCAAATGGGAGCAAACGATTACGCAAAACGTTGGGTTGGACTTTGCGTTCAAAAAAGCACGTTTGTCGGGTAGCATCGACTACTACATGAAAAATACGTCGGACTTGTTGAACGTCGTTCCAGTGGCAGCAGGAACCAACCTTACCAATGAAATTCTGTCAAACGTTGGTTCTATCGAAAACAAAGGTTTGGAGTTGTTGTTGAACCACAACACCATCAGTCGCGAAGATTTTACGCTTGATTTAGGTTTCAATGCGACTTACAATGAAAATAAAATCACCAAGTTGACATCAGCTAACGATCCCAATTATAAAGGGGTATTGGTGGGTGGAATATCAGGCGGGGTAGGAAACACCATTCAAATCCATTCGGTTGGCTATCCTGCTTCTTCGTTTTTCGTAGCTCAGCAAGTGTATGACGCTTCGGGCAAACCCGTAGAAGGCGTATATGTGGACAAAAATGGCGATGGTAAAATCACCGTGGATGACTACAACCACTACAAATCGCCCGCTCCACGCGTATTTATTGGTTTCAATGCCCAAGCGACGTACAAAAAATTGAGTGCAGGCTTTGTCTTACGTGGCAACTTTGGCAACTACGTTTATAACAACATTCTTTCAACCAATGGCGTATTGCAAGCCTTCCAAGGTGCTAATAACTCATTGGGTAACGTTGTGCCAAACGTCCTTACTACCTTGTTTGCGACGCCTCAGTATTTCTCCGATTACTACATGCAAAATGGTTCATTTTTACGAATGGACAACGCATTTGCAGGCTATGATTTAGGAAAAATATTTGGCGGAAAATCAACCGCACGCCTTTCAGCAACGGTTCAGAATGTATTTGTAATTACAAAATACACAGGCCTCAACCCTGAAGTGAGCGGAGGAATCGATAATAACATTTATCCCATTCCACGTACGTTTACCCTTGGCTTAAACATCGGATTCTAA